A window of Corallococcus macrosporus DSM 14697 contains these coding sequences:
- a CDS encoding Uma2 family endonuclease, translated as MGRGKSRKPATYEDIEQLPVGWVGEIVDDALYASPRPAFGHLRAAYRLASLLSPPFELSPEGPGGWWFLAEPELHFARDVLVPDVAGWRRDRVPEPSDPELPWLTIAPDWLCEVLSPSTRSLDRTRKMPLYFREGVGNVWLIDPVRQSLEVYRRGKASWVRSQLFTGDVTVNAEPFEAVPLQLGMLWTPRAGGPPVHP; from the coding sequence ATGGGCAGGGGAAAGAGTCGGAAGCCGGCGACCTACGAGGACATCGAGCAGCTTCCGGTCGGCTGGGTTGGGGAAATTGTCGACGACGCGCTGTATGCCTCGCCCCGGCCCGCCTTTGGGCACCTGCGGGCGGCCTACCGGCTGGCCAGCCTCCTCTCACCGCCCTTCGAACTCTCGCCTGAGGGTCCTGGCGGCTGGTGGTTCCTCGCTGAACCCGAGCTCCATTTCGCTCGCGACGTGCTGGTGCCCGACGTGGCTGGCTGGCGCCGCGACCGAGTGCCGGAGCCCTCGGACCCCGAACTGCCCTGGCTGACCATCGCCCCGGATTGGCTGTGCGAAGTCCTCTCCCCTTCCACGCGAAGCCTGGACCGGACCCGAAAGATGCCGCTGTACTTCCGCGAGGGCGTCGGAAACGTCTGGCTCATCGACCCGGTGCGGCAGTCGCTGGAGGTCTATCGGCGCGGGAAGGCGAGTTGGGTCCGCAGTCAGTTGTTCACGGGGGACGTCACCGTGAACGCCGAGCCCTTCGAGGCCGTGCCACTGCAACTGGGCATGCTGTGGACACCGCGCGCGGGAGGCCCGCCGGTCCACCCGTGA
- a CDS encoding diguanylate cyclase, translating to MTSLPEFPSPGRLLRLAVRSIPAAAALATFIHLARGGFRGLQTLGWTEAALVGCLLVGIAVAAWRRAMRGAVGAVIDLRDDLELGGALLSAAFVVVAIGGGDLFPIVYLLMAFLVAFLPRNAGLTLLGVALVFDALVTLGGPVPNATGYLTHAAFLALFSGLYHLVLAARIAAARRAESDAVQKRIREVEERARTFRLVSSGTQDSFSGMSSDEKWLVASVKEIEGAVQAALEIAETGLRTNTCAAFLLTSDDRSLKLYDCRSGSERVQRERFNAGEGIIGGVLKRRAPVRMNSPNGLKGVTHYESGGPAVQALLAVPILEASGLVRGVLVADRLANEPFSDQDEKLLSIIAGEVLRSIEVERVMSYIRKTRDEKDRFFRAIEELNRAGSPDQVFVAVLESTRQLAGLDFCAVTLVSEVDGKRMHRVVRMSGVTAQGQALSGQSFEDNNGLVANVVRYGAPLPGRDIKAMDRQIIFDDETQIRGLGALKIFPLVAGDRILGTLVAGSRKKAAFEQDVLRMIEVIAIQAAQAVLRAQLYEQMERMATTDGLTGLFNHRTFQAKADEVLAQSRRYQRKFSLILTDVDHFKSVNDTYGHPTGDQVLKGVARIIKTMARDTDIVARYGGEEFVIIMPETDAKGAFTISERIREAVKAETFQTEMGPLKITMSLGIATFPDSAMEKQQLIDLADQCLYHSKRNGRNQSVTVAIMQGGRKLQAANAS from the coding sequence ATGACGTCGCTTCCCGAGTTTCCGTCTCCCGGAAGGTTGCTGCGTCTCGCGGTCCGTTCCATCCCCGCCGCGGCCGCGCTCGCCACGTTCATCCACCTGGCGCGCGGCGGCTTCCGCGGACTCCAGACGCTGGGGTGGACCGAGGCGGCCCTGGTGGGCTGCCTCCTGGTGGGCATCGCCGTGGCCGCCTGGCGCCGGGCCATGCGCGGCGCGGTGGGCGCCGTCATTGATTTACGGGACGACCTGGAGCTGGGCGGCGCGCTCCTCTCCGCGGCCTTCGTGGTGGTGGCCATTGGCGGCGGGGATCTGTTCCCCATCGTCTACCTGCTGATGGCGTTCCTGGTGGCCTTCCTGCCGCGCAACGCGGGCCTCACGCTGCTGGGCGTGGCGCTGGTGTTCGACGCGCTGGTGACGCTGGGCGGGCCGGTGCCCAACGCCACGGGCTACCTGACGCACGCGGCCTTCCTGGCCCTGTTCTCCGGCCTCTACCACCTGGTGCTGGCGGCCCGCATCGCCGCGGCGCGCCGGGCGGAGAGCGACGCGGTGCAGAAGCGCATCCGCGAGGTGGAGGAGCGCGCGCGCACCTTCCGGCTGGTGTCCTCCGGCACGCAGGACAGCTTCAGCGGGATGAGCTCGGACGAGAAGTGGCTGGTGGCCTCGGTGAAGGAGATTGAGGGCGCCGTGCAGGCCGCGCTCGAAATCGCGGAGACGGGGCTGCGCACGAACACCTGCGCCGCCTTCCTGCTCACGTCGGATGACCGGAGCCTCAAGCTGTACGACTGCCGCTCCGGCTCCGAGCGCGTGCAGCGCGAGCGCTTCAACGCGGGGGAGGGCATCATCGGCGGCGTGCTCAAGCGCCGCGCCCCGGTGCGGATGAACTCGCCGAACGGGCTCAAGGGCGTGACGCACTACGAGAGCGGCGGCCCCGCGGTGCAGGCGCTGCTCGCGGTGCCCATCCTGGAGGCCAGCGGCCTGGTGCGCGGCGTGCTGGTGGCGGACCGGCTGGCGAACGAGCCCTTCAGCGACCAGGACGAGAAGCTGCTCTCCATCATCGCCGGCGAGGTGCTGCGCTCCATCGAGGTGGAGCGGGTGATGAGCTACATCCGCAAGACGCGCGACGAGAAGGACCGCTTCTTCCGCGCCATTGAAGAGCTCAACCGCGCGGGCAGCCCGGACCAGGTCTTCGTCGCGGTGCTGGAGAGCACCCGGCAGCTCGCGGGCCTGGACTTCTGCGCGGTGACGCTGGTGTCCGAGGTGGACGGCAAGCGGATGCACCGCGTGGTGCGCATGTCCGGTGTGACGGCGCAGGGCCAGGCGCTGTCCGGCCAGAGCTTCGAGGACAACAACGGCCTGGTGGCCAACGTGGTCCGCTACGGGGCGCCGCTGCCGGGCCGCGACATCAAGGCCATGGACCGGCAGATCATCTTCGACGACGAGACGCAGATTCGCGGCCTGGGCGCGCTGAAGATCTTCCCGCTGGTGGCGGGCGACCGCATCCTGGGCACGCTGGTGGCGGGCTCGCGCAAGAAGGCCGCGTTCGAGCAGGACGTGCTGCGGATGATTGAGGTCATCGCCATCCAGGCCGCCCAGGCGGTGCTGCGCGCGCAGCTCTACGAGCAGATGGAGCGCATGGCCACCACGGACGGCCTCACCGGCCTGTTCAACCACCGCACCTTCCAGGCGAAGGCGGACGAGGTGCTGGCCCAGTCCCGGCGCTACCAGCGCAAGTTCTCCCTCATCCTCACGGACGTGGACCACTTCAAGAGCGTCAACGACACCTACGGCCACCCGACGGGAGACCAGGTGCTCAAGGGCGTGGCCCGCATCATCAAGACGATGGCGCGCGACACGGACATCGTCGCCCGCTACGGCGGCGAGGAGTTCGTCATCATCATGCCGGAGACGGACGCCAAGGGCGCCTTCACCATCTCCGAGCGCATCCGCGAGGCCGTGAAGGCGGAGACGTTCCAGACGGAGATGGGGCCGCTGAAGATCACCATGTCGCTGGGCATCGCCACCTTCCCCGACAGCGCCATGGAGAAGCAGCAGCTCATCGACCTGGCCGACCAGTGCCTCTACCACTCGAAGCGCAACGGCCGGAACCAGTCCGTCACCGTGGCCATCATGCAGGGCGGCCGGAAGCTCCAGGCGGCGAACGCTTCCTGA
- a CDS encoding class I SAM-dependent methyltransferase produces MGWRAASWMAETVAPSLRAWWMRGRRVALVPLAVTTSTKVDAALVREARAVAARWSVPFLPRRAKESVAPWLGTKAAALLVVGGDGVTLWDAEGSFGFHAGMAHLRRMRLREGEQDAFVRVAELRAGDAVLDCTLGLGQDAMVASLAVGPTGRVVGLEASLALGAVAGEGLRRYALGEDSGPIEVVHADARAYLKTLPPRSFDVVFFDPMFARPRKAQPAFDMLRRFAEHAPLTQETLAEGRRVARRWVVVKGAKYTDDLRKLGLADEPGSRFTDVVWGRVGPLPEP; encoded by the coding sequence GTGGGTTGGCGCGCGGCGTCGTGGATGGCGGAAACCGTTGCTCCTTCGCTGCGGGCATGGTGGATGCGAGGCAGGAGGGTGGCCCTGGTACCGCTGGCGGTGACGACGAGCACGAAGGTGGACGCGGCGTTGGTGCGCGAGGCCCGCGCCGTGGCGGCGCGGTGGAGCGTGCCCTTCCTGCCGCGCCGCGCGAAGGAGAGCGTGGCGCCGTGGCTGGGGACGAAGGCGGCGGCGCTGCTGGTGGTGGGCGGTGACGGCGTGACGCTGTGGGACGCGGAGGGCTCGTTCGGCTTCCACGCGGGCATGGCGCACCTGCGGCGGATGCGGCTGCGGGAAGGGGAGCAGGATGCCTTCGTTCGGGTGGCGGAGCTTCGCGCCGGGGACGCGGTGCTGGACTGCACGTTGGGGCTGGGGCAGGACGCCATGGTGGCGTCGCTGGCCGTGGGACCCACGGGGCGCGTGGTGGGCCTGGAGGCGAGCCTGGCGCTGGGCGCGGTGGCGGGGGAGGGGCTGCGGCGCTACGCGCTGGGCGAGGACTCGGGGCCCATCGAGGTGGTGCACGCGGACGCGCGCGCGTACCTGAAGACGCTGCCGCCGCGCTCTTTCGACGTCGTCTTCTTCGACCCGATGTTCGCCAGGCCGCGCAAGGCGCAGCCGGCGTTCGACATGCTCCGCCGCTTCGCGGAGCACGCGCCGCTGACGCAGGAGACGCTGGCGGAAGGCCGGCGCGTGGCGCGGCGGTGGGTGGTGGTGAAGGGCGCCAAGTACACGGATGACCTGCGCAAGCTGGGCCTGGCGGATGAGCCCGGCTCGCGCTTCACCGATGTTGTCTGGGGGCGCGTGGGGCCCTTGCCCGAGCCATGA
- a CDS encoding serine/threonine-protein kinase: MSATYRLTGKVEGGELAELYQGIELPGIPVVVKLFHPRTSDPAYAHDLAETTRLLQPVRHPGILHVVDLGVVRQRLAVVREDVDGFTLGTALQRLHSKDVMLPPTVALHIVIQLLEALHQAHEAGVVHGAITPGNVVLSQDGLPAVCDFGALRALMAVPQLRKSFGHRGRGTYRAPEVTRGEPHSAQSDIYSLGAIAYELLTQREPVVSGSGGVSTRRSESLPPPSRVDRRINSRLDPLILRALEPTPQRRFRSCGEFAASLRNHLAASGGMPTADDVRRFVRELFPNEMSLVSAGAPPFKEPFTLEPISGAEMDDLRAEELEKSVVQRAPYSRSLTAEDEADAETEQASGPMFEDYRPELYEPDIADVATRLRPPARASAAPPADEETGPAPAGPLEQGWEAPPGAAPPKPRRQQAAAGSGHTRIGRNPRLKVVEDFSSPEPSEDDEGSVSVSAPGRRGARVRRAPAEAKGPKTIPDALPAVHPARPRGRDDIAMPPSDPALPSTSDVHRRLVSAERRLSVARHRYGRRLGIAAAIAGVGLVSFLFAAWQRDGNDAKALEEAPVEAPAAKAAEGPPPPMPIAPPEEARRPPPPAPAPREDAEDAAVEPKVPPKSQRAYVTITTNVPATVYVDGARLNRRTPLNRYPVRMGTRRIKLVSVATGEPKELDLRLRRGQHLKVLVDSFTLPRR; encoded by the coding sequence ATGAGCGCGACGTACCGGCTGACGGGCAAGGTCGAAGGCGGCGAGCTGGCCGAGCTGTACCAGGGCATCGAGCTCCCCGGCATCCCGGTGGTGGTGAAGCTGTTCCACCCCCGGACGTCCGATCCGGCCTATGCCCATGACCTGGCGGAGACGACGCGGCTGCTCCAGCCCGTGCGGCACCCGGGCATCCTCCACGTCGTGGACCTGGGCGTCGTCCGCCAGCGCCTGGCCGTGGTCCGCGAGGACGTGGACGGCTTCACGCTGGGCACGGCGCTCCAGCGCCTGCACTCCAAGGACGTGATGCTGCCGCCCACCGTGGCGCTCCACATCGTCATCCAATTGCTGGAGGCGCTGCACCAGGCGCACGAGGCGGGCGTGGTGCACGGCGCCATCACCCCGGGCAACGTGGTGCTGTCGCAGGACGGCCTGCCCGCGGTGTGCGACTTCGGCGCGCTGCGCGCCCTGATGGCCGTACCCCAGCTCCGCAAGTCCTTCGGCCACCGGGGCCGGGGCACCTACCGCGCGCCGGAGGTCACTCGCGGGGAGCCGCACTCCGCGCAGTCGGACATCTATTCGCTGGGCGCCATCGCCTACGAGCTGCTCACGCAGCGCGAGCCCGTGGTGTCCGGCAGCGGTGGCGTGTCCACGCGGCGCAGCGAGTCCCTGCCTCCGCCCAGCCGGGTGGACCGGCGCATCAACTCGCGGTTGGATCCGCTCATCCTCCGCGCGCTGGAGCCCACGCCCCAGCGCCGCTTCCGCTCCTGCGGCGAGTTCGCGGCGTCCCTCCGCAACCACCTGGCGGCCAGCGGCGGCATGCCCACGGCGGACGACGTGCGCCGCTTCGTGCGCGAGCTGTTCCCGAATGAGATGAGCCTCGTCAGCGCGGGGGCGCCGCCGTTCAAGGAGCCCTTCACGCTGGAGCCCATCTCCGGGGCGGAGATGGACGACCTGCGCGCGGAGGAGCTGGAGAAGTCCGTGGTCCAGCGGGCGCCGTACAGCCGCTCGCTGACCGCGGAGGACGAGGCCGACGCGGAGACGGAGCAGGCCTCCGGCCCCATGTTCGAGGACTACCGCCCGGAGCTGTACGAGCCGGACATCGCGGACGTTGCCACCCGGCTGCGGCCGCCCGCTCGCGCCAGCGCGGCCCCGCCCGCGGACGAGGAGACCGGCCCCGCTCCCGCCGGGCCCCTGGAGCAGGGCTGGGAGGCGCCGCCCGGAGCCGCCCCGCCCAAGCCCCGTCGCCAGCAGGCCGCGGCGGGGAGCGGCCACACCCGCATCGGGCGCAACCCGCGCCTGAAGGTGGTGGAGGACTTCTCCTCGCCGGAGCCGTCCGAGGACGACGAAGGCTCCGTGTCCGTCTCCGCGCCCGGGCGCCGGGGCGCCCGCGTTCGCCGGGCGCCCGCGGAGGCCAAGGGGCCCAAGACGATTCCAGACGCGCTGCCCGCGGTGCATCCAGCCAGGCCGCGGGGGCGCGACGACATCGCCATGCCGCCCTCGGATCCGGCGCTGCCTTCGACGTCGGACGTGCACCGGCGCCTGGTCAGCGCGGAGCGGCGCCTGTCCGTTGCCCGGCACCGGTACGGCCGGCGGCTGGGCATCGCGGCGGCCATCGCCGGGGTGGGGCTGGTCTCCTTCCTGTTCGCCGCCTGGCAGCGCGACGGGAACGACGCGAAGGCGCTGGAAGAGGCCCCGGTGGAGGCGCCGGCCGCGAAGGCCGCCGAGGGGCCTCCGCCGCCCATGCCCATCGCGCCGCCAGAGGAGGCCCGGCGGCCCCCGCCGCCAGCGCCGGCGCCGCGCGAGGACGCGGAGGACGCGGCCGTCGAGCCCAAGGTGCCTCCGAAGTCCCAGCGCGCCTATGTCACCATCACCACCAACGTGCCGGCGACCGTCTATGTCGACGGCGCGCGGCTGAACCGCCGTACGCCCCTCAACCGATACCCCGTCAGGATGGGCACCCGGCGCATCAAGCTGGTGTCCGTCGCCACCGGTGAGCCCAAGGAGCTGGACCTGCGCCTCAGGCGCGGACAGCACCTCAAGGTGCTGGTGGATTCGTTCACGCTCCCGAGGCGCTGA
- a CDS encoding FtsB family cell division protein, which translates to MTARRKFLVVAVGVAAALSLVSVVDAKGFRRYLSLRQDVESVQARNRSLAAQNEALRSEIAALRKDPAALERAVREELGYVKPGEIVFHLESP; encoded by the coding sequence ATGACGGCGAGGCGAAAGTTCCTGGTGGTGGCGGTGGGGGTGGCTGCGGCCCTCAGCCTCGTGTCCGTCGTGGACGCGAAGGGCTTCCGCCGCTACCTCTCGCTCCGGCAGGACGTGGAGTCGGTGCAGGCCCGCAACCGCTCCCTGGCCGCCCAGAACGAGGCCCTGCGCAGCGAGATTGCCGCCCTGCGCAAGGACCCGGCAGCGCTGGAGCGCGCCGTTCGTGAGGAGCTCGGCTACGTGAAGCCGGGCGAGATCGTCTTCCACCTGGAGTCCCCATGA
- a CDS encoding di-heme oxidoredictase family protein, translated as MRNRTTGMAVAVLVATLLVGDAFAATYGVTPSGSSAVFFVDTNAWADIHYVRNNQGQLNYRMGIVNGRNQYTVTGLSAGDTIDYSFTYWDVSCNCARDTAWTRYTHSGTNPPPPPPDSGTPPPTDAGTPPPGPIGPIVPLYSSSTALEPSTVQDTSSAIITRVGDRVRDRHAREDMFQAYDHYLPLYFQARTHHIEIVDEVAKGGNRITVNLYPVAPYERPDFRAFFRGLGTVAEYFHNAQFTRVNDYHFTSSVNFNAKEGRAIRVGDRMELEVGVFLRQPVEGRFNYYATTYLYMVGSGGVVPFDVTGSIRDSIPMPEAGWSGGRTTLSSPQSNEPDNRFLQMANNLAPVSAQPFVEGRRIHHTHFGDGSHSEAGNPALTQHQGKLGPNYVAPSCVACHVQNGRGLPPGNNTTLTNYVVKVGQSNGAADPFLGFRLQPRRTSGTPEAEARISGWTTTSGTYGDGTSFQLRRPNYSFLNNTPTNFSARITPQLVGMGLLEAVAETTIAGLADPNDSNGDGISGRMHQVRDPQTGQTRLGRFGWKASTATVRHQVAEALNSDLGVTTSVFPSLDCGPSQQGCSGTSTELANAELDKLTRYISLLGVPARRGLADGTVQRGETLFHNAGCARCHTATLTTSNFHPHAELRGQTIRPYTDLLLHDMGAGLADNLPDGQATGAEWRTPPLWGIGLTAGVSGGEAYLHDGRARNLAEAILWHGGEGQAARNNFANMNSADRNALLAFLRSL; from the coding sequence ATGCGCAACAGAACAACAGGAATGGCCGTTGCCGTACTGGTCGCAACCCTCTTGGTGGGCGACGCGTTCGCCGCCACCTACGGAGTCACGCCTTCGGGTTCGTCCGCGGTTTTCTTCGTCGACACCAACGCCTGGGCGGACATCCACTACGTCCGCAACAACCAGGGGCAGCTCAACTATCGGATGGGCATCGTCAACGGCCGGAACCAGTACACGGTGACGGGCCTCTCCGCCGGCGACACCATCGACTACTCATTCACGTACTGGGACGTGTCCTGCAACTGTGCGCGGGACACGGCGTGGACGCGCTACACGCACTCGGGCACCAACCCTCCGCCTCCCCCGCCGGACTCGGGCACGCCGCCGCCCACGGACGCGGGGACGCCTCCGCCGGGCCCCATTGGTCCCATCGTCCCGCTGTACAGCAGCAGCACGGCGCTGGAGCCTTCCACGGTGCAGGACACGTCGTCCGCCATCATCACCCGCGTGGGAGATCGCGTCCGCGACCGTCACGCCCGCGAGGACATGTTCCAGGCGTATGACCACTACCTGCCCCTGTACTTCCAGGCGCGCACGCACCACATCGAAATCGTGGACGAGGTCGCCAAGGGCGGCAACCGCATCACGGTGAACCTGTACCCCGTCGCCCCCTACGAGCGCCCCGACTTCCGCGCCTTCTTCCGCGGGCTGGGCACCGTGGCGGAGTACTTCCACAACGCCCAGTTCACCCGGGTGAACGACTACCACTTCACGTCCAGCGTGAACTTCAACGCCAAGGAAGGCCGGGCCATCCGCGTGGGTGACCGCATGGAACTGGAAGTGGGTGTCTTCCTTCGTCAACCGGTGGAAGGCCGTTTCAACTACTACGCCACCACGTACCTCTACATGGTCGGCTCGGGCGGCGTGGTGCCCTTCGATGTGACGGGCTCCATCCGGGACTCCATCCCCATGCCGGAGGCGGGCTGGAGCGGTGGCCGCACCACCCTGAGCTCGCCGCAGTCCAACGAGCCCGACAACCGCTTCCTCCAGATGGCCAACAACCTGGCGCCGGTGAGCGCGCAGCCCTTCGTGGAGGGACGCCGCATCCACCACACGCACTTCGGTGACGGCAGCCACTCCGAGGCGGGCAACCCCGCCCTCACCCAGCACCAGGGCAAGCTGGGCCCCAACTACGTCGCCCCGTCCTGCGTCGCCTGCCACGTGCAGAACGGCCGCGGCCTGCCCCCGGGCAACAACACGACGCTGACGAACTACGTGGTGAAGGTGGGCCAGTCCAACGGCGCCGCGGACCCGTTCCTCGGCTTCCGGCTGCAGCCGCGCCGCACCAGCGGCACGCCCGAGGCCGAGGCCCGCATCTCCGGCTGGACGACCACCAGCGGCACCTACGGCGACGGCACCAGCTTCCAGTTGCGCCGGCCCAACTACAGCTTCCTCAACAACACGCCCACGAACTTCTCCGCGCGCATCACCCCGCAGCTCGTGGGCATGGGCCTGCTGGAGGCCGTCGCCGAGACGACCATCGCCGGGCTGGCGGACCCCAACGACAGCAACGGGGACGGCATCTCCGGCCGCATGCACCAGGTGAGGGATCCGCAGACGGGCCAGACGCGGCTGGGCCGCTTCGGCTGGAAGGCCAGCACCGCCACCGTGCGCCACCAGGTGGCCGAGGCCCTCAACAGCGACCTCGGCGTCACCACGTCCGTCTTCCCGTCGCTGGACTGCGGCCCCTCGCAGCAGGGCTGCTCCGGCACCAGCACCGAGCTGGCCAACGCGGAGCTGGACAAGCTCACGCGCTACATCTCCCTGCTGGGCGTGCCGGCGCGCCGCGGCCTGGCCGACGGCACGGTGCAGCGCGGTGAGACGCTGTTCCACAACGCGGGCTGCGCGCGGTGCCACACCGCCACGCTGACCACCAGCAACTTCCACCCGCACGCCGAGCTGCGCGGGCAGACCATCCGTCCGTACACGGACCTGCTGCTGCACGACATGGGCGCGGGCCTGGCGGACAACCTGCCGGACGGCCAGGCCACGGGCGCCGAGTGGCGCACCCCTCCGCTCTGGGGCATTGGCCTGACGGCGGGCGTCAGCGGCGGCGAGGCCTACCTGCACGACGGCCGCGCCCGCAACCTGGCCGAGGCCATCCTCTGGCACGGCGGCGAGGGCCAGGCGGCGCGGAACAACTTCGCCAACATGAACAGCGCGGACCGCAACGCGCTGCTGGCGTTCCTGCGCTCGCTGTAA
- a CDS encoding HAD-IG family 5'-nucleotidase, which yields MSRGPLAPSLSPFRPIPGGPAPDPLHGSFRSPLNRARAEDAARRAGGLLADEELTRLLTSPRERREVVQRAREIFVNRNLRMASVELFGFDMDYTLAIYHMRRLEQLSFDMTLAKLVSEYGYPPVVGGLLYDHHFVMRGLAVDRVNGNILKMDRFGHVGRAYHGLRPLKREVWRELYRNKRVRLRNPQFAWNDTLFALPETCLYAGIIELLESLGHTVRYGKLYDDIREAIDTVHRDNSLKREVRKDLARYVFLDPELGPALHKLRSGGKRLFLLTNSAWDYTDAVMKYLLDGQLAEYPSWRNYFDVVVTSAGKPGFFTDSRPFLELDASTEEGRVVGEATSLDRGKVYSGGNLARFEELTGYRGENILYVGDHIYGDILKSKKSSLWRTCMVVQEIEDEITYTATRQEDIGTLSQVEVLRERLDDEVNHHKTLLNLLERRLEREQLAPDERLGVEELRKQTKLELDRMRRALKEANEVADTLEHDVEEGFNPYWGLLFKEGNENSRFGYQVEQYACLYTSRVSNFLHHSPMQYYRSPRDKMAHEQAGALSARLSPMGGEGPPRGAENE from the coding sequence ATGAGTCGTGGTCCCTTGGCACCGTCACTTTCCCCGTTTCGTCCCATCCCGGGTGGGCCCGCGCCGGACCCGCTTCACGGGAGCTTCCGCTCTCCCCTCAATCGAGCCCGCGCCGAGGACGCCGCGCGCAGGGCCGGTGGGCTGCTCGCCGATGAGGAGCTGACGCGGCTGCTCACGTCCCCCCGCGAGCGCCGGGAGGTGGTGCAGCGGGCGCGGGAGATCTTCGTCAACCGCAACCTGCGCATGGCCAGTGTCGAGCTGTTCGGCTTCGACATGGATTACACGTTGGCCATCTATCACATGCGCCGGCTGGAGCAGCTCTCGTTCGACATGACGCTGGCGAAGCTGGTGAGCGAGTACGGCTATCCGCCGGTGGTGGGCGGGCTCCTGTACGACCACCACTTCGTGATGCGCGGCCTGGCGGTGGACCGGGTGAACGGCAACATCCTGAAAATGGACCGCTTCGGCCACGTGGGGCGCGCCTATCACGGGCTGCGTCCGCTGAAGCGCGAGGTGTGGCGGGAGCTGTACCGCAACAAGCGGGTGCGGCTGCGCAACCCGCAGTTCGCCTGGAACGACACGCTGTTCGCGTTGCCGGAGACGTGCCTGTACGCGGGCATCATCGAGCTGCTGGAGTCGCTGGGCCACACGGTGCGGTACGGCAAGCTGTACGACGACATCCGCGAGGCCATCGACACGGTGCACCGGGACAACTCGCTCAAGCGCGAGGTGCGCAAGGACCTGGCGCGCTACGTGTTCCTGGACCCGGAGCTGGGGCCGGCGCTGCACAAGCTGCGCTCGGGCGGCAAGCGGCTGTTCCTGCTGACGAACTCCGCGTGGGACTACACGGACGCGGTGATGAAGTACCTGCTGGACGGGCAGCTCGCGGAGTACCCGAGCTGGCGGAACTACTTCGACGTGGTGGTGACGTCCGCGGGCAAGCCGGGCTTCTTCACGGATTCACGTCCCTTCCTGGAGCTGGACGCGTCCACGGAGGAAGGCCGCGTGGTGGGCGAGGCCACGTCGTTGGATCGCGGCAAGGTGTACTCGGGCGGCAACCTGGCGCGCTTCGAGGAGCTGACGGGCTACCGCGGGGAGAACATCCTGTACGTGGGCGACCACATCTACGGCGACATCTTGAAGTCGAAGAAGTCGTCGCTGTGGCGCACGTGCATGGTGGTGCAGGAGATTGAAGACGAAATCACGTACACCGCGACGCGCCAGGAGGACATCGGCACGCTGTCGCAGGTGGAGGTGCTCCGCGAGCGCCTGGATGACGAGGTGAACCACCACAAGACGCTGCTCAACCTCCTGGAGCGGCGGCTGGAGCGCGAGCAGCTCGCGCCGGACGAGCGCCTGGGCGTGGAGGAGCTCCGCAAGCAGACGAAGCTGGAGCTGGACCGGATGCGGCGGGCCTTGAAGGAGGCCAACGAGGTCGCCGACACGTTGGAGCACGACGTGGAGGAAGGCTTCAACCCGTACTGGGGGCTGCTGTTCAAGGAAGGCAACGAGAACAGCCGCTTTGGCTACCAGGTGGAGCAGTACGCCTGTCTCTACACGAGCCGGGTGTCGAACTTCCTGCACCACTCGCCCATGCAGTACTACCGCTCGCCCCGGGACAAGATGGCCCACGAACAGGCCGGAGCCCTGTCCGCGCGCCTGTCCCCCATGGGCGGCGAAGGCCCCCCGCGGGGCGCGGAGAACGAGTAG
- a CDS encoding response regulator: MDPTRIFVVEDQPQLLKNLVKVLATFPELEVVGTSQEGEAAVEDIVQLRPQLVLLDLELPGINGIQVTQRVKRRAPEVEILILTSFDDETKVYEAIQAGASGYLVKRVGPEKIRSGIQEVMEGGTVLEPIIARRFWNYFQSVQAKSTQEEQKPENPWNLTPLEFEVLRYVAKGLSNAEVGHVMTLERRTVRTHLSHIYRKMGVNSHVEAVVMALRAGVVDL; this comes from the coding sequence ATGGACCCGACCCGTATCTTCGTCGTCGAGGATCAACCCCAGCTCCTGAAGAACCTGGTGAAGGTGCTGGCCACCTTCCCCGAACTGGAGGTGGTGGGCACCTCCCAGGAAGGGGAGGCCGCGGTGGAGGACATCGTCCAGCTCCGGCCCCAGCTCGTCCTGTTGGATTTGGAGCTGCCCGGCATCAACGGCATCCAGGTGACGCAGCGGGTGAAGCGCCGCGCCCCGGAGGTGGAGATCCTCATCCTCACGTCGTTCGACGACGAGACGAAGGTCTACGAGGCCATCCAGGCCGGGGCCTCCGGCTACCTCGTGAAGCGGGTGGGGCCGGAGAAGATCCGCTCCGGCATCCAGGAGGTGATGGAGGGCGGCACCGTCCTGGAGCCCATCATCGCCCGGCGCTTCTGGAACTACTTCCAGTCCGTCCAGGCGAAGTCCACCCAGGAGGAGCAGAAGCCGGAGAACCCCTGGAACCTCACGCCGCTGGAGTTCGAGGTGCTCCGCTACGTGGCCAAGGGCCTGTCCAACGCCGAGGTGGGGCACGTGATGACGCTGGAGCGCCGGACGGTGCGCACGCACCTGTCTCATATCTACCGGAAGATGGGCGTCAACTCGCATGTGGAGGCCGTGGTGATGGCCTTGCGTGCGGGTGTCGTGGATCTATAG